From the Acidovorax sp. NCPPB 3576 genome, the window TGGCCCACGTGGCGCACGCTCAGCAGGCTGAACAGCGGCCCCATCCGGATCTGCGCGCCGGCTTCCTCGTCGGTCTCGCGCTCCGCGCCCTGGGCGGTGGTTTCGTTCAGTTCCATGAAGCCTGCCGGCAGGGTCCATTTGCCGAGGCGCGGCTCGATGGCGCGCCGGCACAGCAGCACCTGGTCGCGCCACACGGGCAAGGTGCCCACCACGTTCAGCGGGTTCTCGTAATGGATGGTGTGGCAGGCGGGACAGACGGCGCGGAGCTTGGTGTCCCCATC encodes:
- a CDS encoding NUDIX hydrolase — protein: MTSRSPIKHCRECGAAVAYRIPDDGDTKLRAVCPACHTIHYENPLNVVGTLPVWRDQVLLCRRAIEPRLGKWTLPAGFMELNETTAQGAERETDEEAGAQIRMGPLFSLLSVRHVGQVHFFYLAELLSDQFDPGYETLEARLFAEDEVPWDEIAFRTVKTTLERYFADRKAGRFGLHCVDID